From the genome of Apostichopus japonicus isolate 1M-3 chromosome 17, ASM3797524v1, whole genome shotgun sequence:
ACTTTGGTTACAAATCAACCTTTGACAAGACTATGCCCGAGTACACGTGAGTTAAATTGAGAACTAAAGCTATAAGGTGATTATAATCAGTTCAGTCTGTGGTAAAAAAccattactgtacattgtacTTATTTAATTATATCCAATTTTGAATGCATCACTTAACACTTTATCAAATTCCTTCACAATTCCGTTGAACGATTCTTTCATGAAATGTAGGAAATGATTGCCAATGAGTATGCGCATTATTGTCCTCCTTATTTATGGCAAGTACATTACTGTGTATTGCTCATCTTCATTAGGACCATACTGGAGAGGGAACATAAAACAGAGTACAAAATACGATGGGAGAGGGCCTGTCGTCTTGCGGATGAGATCGAAGCGAAAAAGAGAGCCGATCAAGCTTTCCAGGCCAGTCAACCAAAAAAGCGAAAAAGGAAGCCTCGTCGTTCAATCAAACGGGAAGAAAACCCTTATTAAtgcaattaaaatattaatacccGCCAAAAGACTATTTACAGAATGCAaggaaaacattttcaaaaaattgtCACTTGatcaatgtatacatatatgtattgtttattgaatgTTCTACTAAAAATAAATCTTATCATGGGTGTAATTTCTCTTTGTGACGTGTATTCCTGGGTGTTAAATGAAAATACTCGAAAAATTAGGCACCTTCGATTGGGTTGAACGTCTACATTACCACTATAACCTATAGCAGCTTTAACTGACTTTCACCGTGTTTCTGATGAATATCGTGTGTAGTTTCGATGTCTTCGGGAAGTTTATGTTAATGATAGCAAACGCATAGCAATCACTCACACAACGTAAGAAAAGGAAGCTTGCAACTGCCGACAAAAGGACACTTACCCACTAAATGGACACTGCCAGGCATCAAACATCATATACAAGGCCGAAGTGAAAAACACCGACAACTGCAAGACTTACATAGGTCTAACAGAACCCCCTTTCAAGCTTAGATATGACAACCACAAGATGTCATTCGACCACCAAAAACACCAAAACGCAACGGAGCTCCCGAAGCATATCTGGCAGCTGGAGCAGGACAACAAGCCATTCACCATCAATTGGTGAATCATTACAGTCAAATGTTCTCGAACAAAACTAACTATACTCCCCATCGTACAAATGGAGAAAAGCTTACGTTCTTTTAACTTTGATGtgtgttctgttttatttgtttcttaattCAATGATTATTATCAGTAGTTAAACActttactattattatactTTATTATGATTACACCTAATTATTATTACCGATTATTATCACTATTCAAACACTCAAACACTCAACAAGTTAATTGATGAAGAATCATAACCCCATTATTGAACTTTTAATCAATCTACCATACATCTCTTGCTTGGGATGCTGTTAACGAGACGATATATCTCTTTTACTGCAGACCACACAACAGGTTTACAAACAAAAACTCTATCATAGGTCACTTGAATGCAAGAGGGGAACAAGCTTTTATCAAACTGGGTCCATTTCTTGAAAGGTTGTTATTCGAAACAATTTTACCGGGTTATGTTAACAAAATAAGCTAGGTTGATTGTACATTGAAATGTCGAAACTGTAACATATTGTCCTTTCGTACTGGTCATAATTAACATCCAAATCAAGttaacaaatatacaaattcatCTGGTTAGAGTTTGAGGGAATATGACGTTGAAGATGACCTCAACCATCTCAATTGTTACATCACATATTAGTGTGCTTGCATttacatggaacgccaaacaATCCGGAGTGCTCATGGAAGTATGTATATAGGGCCATAGAATATAAATGTTATGCATCCTCAAATCAGGGATCTTCAGTTTCATGAAACAAATACCGAGGATAAAACTTAGGAAATAATCGCAAGAACCTGCTCCACGTAACCATATTGAAGACACCTGGCTACAAAGACATTGACGTTTGTGTATAGACTTAACAGAACCTTCAGGATAACTCCAAGCTTGGGAAAAAAGATATTGGTTGCCATTACAAATATTTTAGATTACATCTTTAAGTTAGTACATGTGCTAAGATTAACACTGCAGTAGACTATAGTCAGCAGACGAAGAAAGGAAACGGACCACAGAACCTTtgatcttttttattttgtttattttagtcGATATCGCGATTCCAATGCGGTTCTGAAGGGACAAACAAGTTATAGACTCACTGCTTTAGTATATAACACGACATTCAAACACTTTGATATATATTGTCAAGGTGTTATATGAGTATGAGTCTAAATTAACGTAGTTTTGACATTTCTTTTATTCAAGATTGTACAGGTTAGCGTGACTTATCAACTCGACAAAGTCATATGTTTGATGTGTTGTCAAGTTTATTGCAAAGCAACATCTCCACAATTTCCTGAACATCTGAAACTCGAaaagaatatataatatttattctgAATTCGTGCTGTACTGACACAGTAGGTCTGCATCTTGGTCTTTCAAACCACCAAACAATTCATACAATAAAAAATGAGAGTAAAAATTGTCAAATCAAACTTATCTCTGATGGTTTTTGTAGTCACAAGTTACATATGAATTTGGTACAATTAAGTTACAAAATGTAGACCAGACTGCAACAAACTAAATATGGGTGTattcatttttgaaaaaaaaaaacgaggaCATGTTGTAATGTATGCCAGGTACAATGTAAGGTGTTTTGAAACGAAAACAACGAAACATAATGAAAGGTCCGTGTAAATACTCTATAGTAGGATGACGGAACGATTAGCAAAAATTGACTTTTACAAGTTAATCACGCAAAACAGCTGATCGAATATGAACTGTATGGCTAACCAACTATATTCTTTCATATAACCTTTGTTCATTATACAAACAGATCTCTCATTACCTTTGTTTAATCACACTAATGGTAAATACggtaaaagaaagcaaaaaaaaaaaacgaaaaggcaaaagaatgaaaagggaatagaaattcacaaaatatgaaaacatttacCGGATATGATATCTAAAAATTTAAACAACTAATCATGAAGGGCGATTTAAAGTTAATTTAAAATGTTCCTTTCTTAGCAATTTGCTAGCGGAAGATAATTCCAGAAATGGTTACAATAATATGTGCACAACGAGGGGATAACATGAAAGGAcatgtttgtttgcttgtaaGAGTCTTAAAGCTTGGGCAATTAACGCCAAACATAATAAACTGCAAAGACATTGCAACAAGAAAATACagatattttcatgaaattcttACATTGTCTAAAAAATTCTAAAAAAGAAACCTATGATCAAATGTTTCCAGTGAACTGCTGAACTACTATTGGTCCCAGCCATGATTAAAATACAAGACCTACCATATATAGAAGTACGATGATTGATTTCAAGCTTCAGTACACAAAATGTTCAGATTGTCCTTATCTTGTTCGAATTATAATTGAATAACGTAACAAACTCGTCACTGGATTGTCTTTGATCGGCTGTAATGGAACTTAATGAAAGATACATAACTAAAGTATACATGAATATAAATGTCTAGCTTGCGTAGTGATAAGATAAAGGAAATTACGTAGAAAGCCAatcataataaattaataaactgATTATATACCAACTATTAATGTTATGTAATTATCattatattacgtaatatacacgtcATCATAAACTATACcacatattttgtgtacagtgGGCTTTAAAATCCATAGATAACAGATTgaacaatgaaaataaactaAGGCAATACCTGAAAAAAAAGCCCAaagcactcccccccccctccaccccagcaaatacaaataaaaacaaatcaaatattgaaattaaaactgGTAGCTGTAAGTGAATGTAAATGATGTATAAACTGGCATTACTTGTAGCAACAATCTGTTACtgttttagtatatatataacacgacATTCAAACAATTTGATAATCTTTGCCAAGGTGTCATGTGAGTGTTAGTCTAAATTAACGTAGTTTTTGACATTTCTTTATTCAAGATTTAACAGGTAAGAGTGACTTATCAACTTATTGACTTATTGCAAAGCAACAACTCGACAACGTCCTGAAGTCTGAAACTCaaaaacaatatacaatattGTTTTCTGATGTCTTGCTGTACTGACACAGTAGGTCAACATCTTGGCCTTTCAAACCACCATAcaattcataaaataaaaaaaattggagtaaaaattgtcaaattaaaCTTTTCTCTGATGGTTTTTTGTAGTCACAAGCAAGTTACATATGCATTTGGTacaattaagtttacaaaatggattccAGACTGCAACACactaaatatgtttttttttcagagtttAACTTGGTTTGAATGACATAAGAAACTGCAAAGACGTGTGTTAACAACAAAATAAcgatattttcatgaaatacattgtgtaaaatattctaaaataatttataaattaactgattaagtaaaaaatattaatgttatgtaatgatcatgatattacgtaatatacacgCCATCGTAAATCATACCACGTATTATATTTACAGTGGGCTTTAAAATCTATAGATTACAGAACGaaccatgaaaaaaaaacaaagacaaaagccccccaaaaaagacGCAAAACACCCCTACtccccccgaaaaaaaaaatttaacaaattaaaaattaagtGAATGTAAATGATGCATAAACTGTTATTACTTGTAACAAAAAACTGTTATAGGAAATATTTAAgctaaaaaataagaaaaaaaaaacaagtaaatgaCGAAAATGTCGAAATACAAAAGTAAGCATTGAAGGTTAAACCATTTGACTTAGAAGTTATATTGTTAGATTATGCAAACAGCTTTACAATTGGCTATTCTCTGTCAAAGATATACAATTGATATCACATTGATCTGAATACACATCAATCCCCACCCatcctccctcccaccccaaggTTCACGAATTTCAAAGTGATTATTCTGATCCGTCTTGGACGCTGAAAACGTTAgataaaaatatgacaaatgggTTTCCTAACTTTAAGTTAGTTAGGTGGGACCAATCGGCTCTGGCTCTGGCGAGGGGTACGAGGCCTTTTAGGATACAGCACAGTCACCGGGTGGACTCTAAATTAGGTTGATTCTACCTGGGAGGGATCCTAGGTCTTGGGCGGAGGTCAAGCTCTCTACAGTCTcatattttttctgttttgtttcttgatttttttctgcTTCGAAACGTTGAAGGTAACTGTTTGTACTTATGCCTACCGTATTAAATTGTATccacttttatatattttacgGTTCCTCCCACATTTTTTCTACCTGCAGGGCTACATTCCGTCCATCTCGAACAGGATTACATCCCCTACCTATATTATATTTAGTATTTTCACATAAAATCGGAAATGAACGACATAGAAGAAAAGCAAAGTATCTCGAGATAGCCTAACAAGACAGAAAAAAGAGCAAAACATGAACTGataatatatgttaaataaGTAAAGATATAAGAATGAATAATTAATGATACTAATACataatcaaatttaaaacaaaattgtcacGTACATTTGATTTGACCACAAATTTGTGTATTTTGGGTCAACTTGTAATTTCCAGAATCTTGGGACAACTTGACATTTCTATTATCTGGTGGTAGCGTAAAGAGTAGTTTAACGATTGACTTTACATGTAtctaaaaacaaaactattaaCGAACTGAGACAAGAATAACACTCATTGCCTCTGATTTCAGAACTATttggtattaccattacgtaacatcagtattgtattacaattaagtaacatcagtatggttgTACCATTaagtaacatcagtatggtattaccatttAATAACATCAGTAAGGTTGTACCATTACGTAACgtcagtatggtattaccattacgtaacaccagtatggtattaccattaagtaacatcagtatggttgtatcattacgtaacatcagtatgttATTACCATTatgtaacatcagtatggtattaccattacgaAACATCAGTCTGGTAtaaccattacgtaacatcaatATGGAATTACCATGACATTACATCAGTTGAACTCTTACTACGTAGTATATTCTGAGAAAatgcagcaaaaaaaaaatcataaattacaTTACAACGTTACATTTAATACTCCGTTTAGTGCAGCATGCGAGTACAATTACACATTATCACTTGTTAATCCATTTAATGTAACAAGGAATTATACATTCATTATAGTATGTATCAGTAGTTGATCCGTCTAATATAACAAGGAATGACACATTCGATATATTATTTAGCTTTAGTTAATCATTGCATGTTCATAACTTGATTATAACCTACATTCACTATGATATTACGCAATGACATTTAATCTATATGATAAAGAACATTATAACACATGTTCTATGTCTATATAACAGCAGTAAATCCGTTCCATATGTCACATGAATGAACAATCGTTATATGAAGAAGTAGCAGTTAATGCGTTCTATACGTCACGTgtctacaacaacaaaaagagtTCAGCAGAAATGGAAGGCAAGGTTCTCTCAagatttattttaatgttatttgaaACGAAAAGACGAGCATCGTTGATAATTAATATCTACTTCTAAAATATGATAAGTAATCAGAAAGTGAAACACGGTTAACCAATGATAAATGATGAATTGAACACAAAGATTGCGGGACGTTGGTTGTTCTCATGCGCGTTAGATCGACAACTTAACCAAATGGCCCGGTCGTTCTGCAAACCACCTGATTGAAGATGGCAGACGTTGGATTAATATTATTAAGTATTGTGAACCTCATAATGTGTAGAATCTTGGAGGAGGTCATCGGGCCAACATGGCTTAGACTATTGATTGGTTAACTAAATAAAACAGTCTGCTATGGAATCTCCAGAGACATTACTGAGAAGAATGTCAGTCTATCTGCTCTCTCTGTCtttccacccccctcccctctctcccttTCTTTGTCTAACTGTCTCTCCACCTCTCTGTCTCCCTCTCTCTGGAGAGTACACGTTAGACGGTCTGCTGTTCCTCCTGGAGATAACTCTAGTTCAAATATGTAACctagaaagaaacaaattattacTGTTCAAAGTGTTGTCACCTCGACAAACTGTTGCAGTTAATGAAGGGTTGACACAAAACAACATatatcacctgctacacatactaaCGGAGATCCCTGCAacacataataacaggcatcacctgctacacatactaaCGGAGATCTatgctacacataataacaggcatcacctgctacataGACTGAATGAGATCCATGCTACACATagtaacaggcatcacctgctacacatactaaCGGAGATCCCT
Proteins encoded in this window:
- the LOC139954938 gene encoding ataxin-2-like protein, translating into MRPRYLVKWEELSDITDHCLNLDQNEGWEVNEMFDTNAINFGYKSTFDKTMPEYTTILEREHKTEYKIRWERACRLADEIEAKKRADQAFQASQPKKRKRKPRRSIKREENPY